In Mytilus edulis chromosome 4, xbMytEdul2.2, whole genome shotgun sequence, the following proteins share a genomic window:
- the LOC139519645 gene encoding beta-1,4-galactosyltransferase galt-1-like, giving the protein MRCPRLKTIAILVFCAYLISIMIAFYLLHNMHTTQDSNFNIRPDQVIRHMKSHRRPEQLRIGHPLFDNCMQNQDYETLLLRPYHTINSVYVYSAFFDNRTGIPHVRMISMINGRDLKQNLNLSCNFAYGANKDKYYSEPVIIYEMCENHHFTHGGWILSCKIPMNELETIPCSFVIKDNDISHGNHLSTMIPLLKTSSFRREKEKEDNGKFGLCIPPLYGDIQPTQFLKFVSLTNALGIDHLIFYVYNISSNLNSILEYLEDRSTITIIPWVLPVESNHVWYYGQSVAINDCLYRGMFYFKYLAFSDLDEYIVSHNSGYSLRKLIEQKKSTDSRIAAFRFRTAFFIRNPEAKGNTTFDVLEHNYRTEGTSKIRSKLIVEPYKIFEVGIHHVSRAWPDSKNYTSYEIDSEDAIVHHYRTCTSTLDLACTSFITDSTIRDWHNFNFITRYNSRMKELKSVFNITGDT; this is encoded by the coding sequence atgaggTGTCCACGACTGAAAACAATTGCGATACTGGTATTTTGTGCATATTTGATTTCAATAATGATTGCATTTTATTTACTGCATAATATGCATACTACACAAGATAGCAATTTTAATATACGACCAGACCAAGTGATTCGCCACATGAAAAGCCATAGGAGACCAGAACAACTTCGAATCGGTCATCCATTATTTGACAATTGTATGCAAAATCAAGATTACGAAACACTTCTACTGCGACCATACCATACAATAAACAGTGTATATGTTTACTCGGCTTTCTTCGATAACCGCACTGGAATACCACATGTACGAATGATATCAATGATCAATGGTCGAGATTTGAAACAAAACCTTAACCTTTCATGTAATTTTGCGTATGGTGCTAATAAAGACAAGTATTATTCCGAACCGGTGATTATCTATGAAATGTGTGAAAACCACCATTTTACTCATGGTGGATGGATATTATCATGCAAAATACCAATGAATGAATTGGAGACCATTCCTTGTAGTTTTGTTATTAAAGATAATGATATTTCACATGGAAATCATCTATCCACTATGATTCCATTGTTAAAGACGAGTTCGTTTAGAAGAGAAAAAGAAAAGGAGGACAATGGAAAGTTTGGACTTTGTATTCCGCCACTTTATGGCGATATACAACCAACTCAGTTTCTTAAATTCGTATCTCTAACAAATGCACTCGGCATAGACCATTTGATATTTTATGTGTACAAtatttcttcaaatttgaattccATATTAGAATATCTAGAGGACCGTAGTACAATTACAATAATCCCGTGGGTACTTCCGGTTGAAAGCAATCACGTTTGGTATTATGGCCAATCAGTTGCCATCAACGATTGCTTATATCGAGGAATGTTTTACTTCAAATACCTAGCCTTTTCGGACTTAGACGAATATATAGTTTCCCACAATTCAGGATATTCTTTGCGAAAATTGATAGAACAGAAAAAGTCTACAGACAGCCGAATTGCAGCATTTAGATTCCGTACTGCATTCTTTATCAGAAATCCTGAAGCAAAAGGCAATACAACATTTGATGTGCTCGAACATAATTATAGAACCGAGGGTACCAGTAAAATTCGTAGTAAATTGATAGTTGAACCTTATAAGATATTTGAAGTAGGAATCCATCATGTCAGTAGGGCGTGGCCAGATAGTAAAAATTATACTTCATATGAGATTGATTCGGAAGATGCCATTGTGCACCATTACAGAACTTGTACCTCAACCCTCGATCTCGCATGTACGTCATTTATAACAGACTCTACCATTAGAGATTGGCATAACTTCAATTTTATTACAAGGTACAACTCTCGTATGAAGGAACTAAAATCTGTTTTTAATATTACAGGTGACACTTAA
- the LOC139521845 gene encoding uncharacterized protein isoform X2, whose product MLRVCNSAHEPLHTPRTPKSPNAEVIRKQIVGMIQEEPGKENDKPLKNQNPLIYQIKRKGNTGTMLKPSDKNERQLERVKRSHLKFIREANSSRSKEFPSIENYVLHGESKDPSHVYNVDIEDPDKRHWSLPGDLKQETKIKNVRFHIQEEHKKSKMQEDYEPREREHAQLSCEVRGSAIQSNEKPGRMSKPSLRHRRTEAAKRQATIHTSLQLFKRRLKLNHDPTYLTPSVNTNHDNDYIIRRVPMKNSLNANVAVPRAASAPKPVIEPRLTVNTTQRPKSSFTPCLNAQKTFLKARPQSSPDRYPNEGHLLRPRLHENLHNNEMIFFQEEETQEPETIANVVNTYFVEQGKPKPKEIYQSSLSSHNLDVHNSLTSCPDARMKHVNSNHHFDNRFMRWLEESSANSEEARRAAMRSHPEPIIQETPKSPLLPPDHNDTEL is encoded by the coding sequence ATGTTGCGGGTGTGCAACTCGGCACATGAGCCTCTACATACACCACGCACGCCTAAATCACCAAATGCGGAAGTAATACGTAAACAAATAGTAGGCATGATCCAAGAAGAACCAGGCAAGGAAAATGATAAGCCTTTGAAAAATCAAAATCCATTGATATACCAAATAAAACGGAAAGGTAATACAGGAACTATGTTAAAACCTAGTGATAAAAATGAACGACAATTAGAGAGAGTTAAACGATCTCATCTCAAGTTCATAAGAGAAGCAAACAGCAGTAGGAGTAAGGAATTTCCATCAATTGAAAATTATGTCTTGCATGGGGAATCAAAAGATCCTAGTCACGTATACAATGTAGATATTGAGGATCCAGATAAACGTCACTGGAGTCTGCCGGGAGACctaaaacaagaaacaaaaattaaaaacgtGAGATTTCATATACAAGAGGAACACAAAAAGAGCAAAATGCAAGAGGACTATGAACCTAGGGAAAGAGAACATGCTCAATTAAGTTGTGAAGTGCGCGGTAGTGCTATTCAATCCAATGAAAAACCCGGTAGAATGAGCAAACCAAGTCTGCGGCATCGGCGAACTGAGGCAGCAAAACGGCAGGCAACAATTCATACATCACTTCAATTGTTTAAAAGACGATTGAAATTAAATCATGACCCAACATATTTAACACCATCTGTAAACACAAACCATGATAATGATTATATCATAAGACGAGTCCCCATGAAAAATAGTCTGAACGCAAATGTGGCGGTACCACGTGCTGCCTCGGCACCAAAACCAGTCATTGAACCGAGATTAACCGTTAATACTACTCAAAGACCTAAAAGTTCATTTACACCTTGTTTAAACGCACAAAAGACATTTTTGAAAGCTAGACCACAAAGTAGTCCGGATCGCTATCCGAATGAAGGTCATCTTTTGCGACCTCGATTGCACGAAAATTTGCATAATAATGAGATGATCTTCTTTCAGGAGGAAGAAACACAGGAACCGGAAACGATAGCAAATGTTGTAAACACTTATTTTGTAGAACAAGGCAAACCTAAACCTAAGGAAATTTATCAGTCTTCTCTTAGTTCGCATAATCTAGATGTACACAATTCACTAACATCATGTCCTGACGCAAGAATGAAACATGTGAACAGTAACCATCATTTTGACAATCGTTTCATGAGATGGCTTGAGGAATCGTCAGCAAATTCAGAAGAGGCTCGCCGAGCAGCAATGAGATCACACCCAGAACCAATAATTCAGGAAACACCAAAGTCCCCATTACTTCCCCCGGATCATAATGATACCGAACtataa
- the LOC139521845 gene encoding uncharacterized protein isoform X1, whose amino-acid sequence MADLMLKLYQFRDGDRILVVPKMLRVCNSAHEPLHTPRTPKSPNAEVIRKQIVGMIQEEPGKENDKPLKNQNPLIYQIKRKGNTGTMLKPSDKNERQLERVKRSHLKFIREANSSRSKEFPSIENYVLHGESKDPSHVYNVDIEDPDKRHWSLPGDLKQETKIKNVRFHIQEEHKKSKMQEDYEPREREHAQLSCEVRGSAIQSNEKPGRMSKPSLRHRRTEAAKRQATIHTSLQLFKRRLKLNHDPTYLTPSVNTNHDNDYIIRRVPMKNSLNANVAVPRAASAPKPVIEPRLTVNTTQRPKSSFTPCLNAQKTFLKARPQSSPDRYPNEGHLLRPRLHENLHNNEMIFFQEEETQEPETIANVVNTYFVEQGKPKPKEIYQSSLSSHNLDVHNSLTSCPDARMKHVNSNHHFDNRFMRWLEESSANSEEARRAAMRSHPEPIIQETPKSPLLPPDHNDTEL is encoded by the exons ATGGCGGACTTAATGTTAAAGCTGTACCAGTTCCGTGACGGTGACAG gaTTTTAGTTGTGCCAAAGATGTTGCGGGTGTGCAACTCGGCACATGAGCCTCTACATACACCACGCACGCCTAAATCACCAAATGCGGAAGTAATACGTAAACAAATAGTAGGCATGATCCAAGAAGAACCAGGCAAGGAAAATGATAAGCCTTTGAAAAATCAAAATCCATTGATATACCAAATAAAACGGAAAGGTAATACAGGAACTATGTTAAAACCTAGTGATAAAAATGAACGACAATTAGAGAGAGTTAAACGATCTCATCTCAAGTTCATAAGAGAAGCAAACAGCAGTAGGAGTAAGGAATTTCCATCAATTGAAAATTATGTCTTGCATGGGGAATCAAAAGATCCTAGTCACGTATACAATGTAGATATTGAGGATCCAGATAAACGTCACTGGAGTCTGCCGGGAGACctaaaacaagaaacaaaaattaaaaacgtGAGATTTCATATACAAGAGGAACACAAAAAGAGCAAAATGCAAGAGGACTATGAACCTAGGGAAAGAGAACATGCTCAATTAAGTTGTGAAGTGCGCGGTAGTGCTATTCAATCCAATGAAAAACCCGGTAGAATGAGCAAACCAAGTCTGCGGCATCGGCGAACTGAGGCAGCAAAACGGCAGGCAACAATTCATACATCACTTCAATTGTTTAAAAGACGATTGAAATTAAATCATGACCCAACATATTTAACACCATCTGTAAACACAAACCATGATAATGATTATATCATAAGACGAGTCCCCATGAAAAATAGTCTGAACGCAAATGTGGCGGTACCACGTGCTGCCTCGGCACCAAAACCAGTCATTGAACCGAGATTAACCGTTAATACTACTCAAAGACCTAAAAGTTCATTTACACCTTGTTTAAACGCACAAAAGACATTTTTGAAAGCTAGACCACAAAGTAGTCCGGATCGCTATCCGAATGAAGGTCATCTTTTGCGACCTCGATTGCACGAAAATTTGCATAATAATGAGATGATCTTCTTTCAGGAGGAAGAAACACAGGAACCGGAAACGATAGCAAATGTTGTAAACACTTATTTTGTAGAACAAGGCAAACCTAAACCTAAGGAAATTTATCAGTCTTCTCTTAGTTCGCATAATCTAGATGTACACAATTCACTAACATCATGTCCTGACGCAAGAATGAAACATGTGAACAGTAACCATCATTTTGACAATCGTTTCATGAGATGGCTTGAGGAATCGTCAGCAAATTCAGAAGAGGCTCGCCGAGCAGCAATGAGATCACACCCAGAACCAATAATTCAGGAAACACCAAAGTCCCCATTACTTCCCCCGGATCATAATGATACCGAACtataa